The following are encoded together in the Phragmites australis chromosome 19, lpPhrAust1.1, whole genome shotgun sequence genome:
- the LOC133900926 gene encoding ankyrin repeat-containing protein NPR4-like encodes MEGGAATTRSSGGAQAPMDRRLMAAAKSGDATSMIDLAHDDPGVLLGTTPQGNTCLHISSMHGHQGFCNEALRLNQSLLTAVNADGETPLLTAVTRGHASLASFLLGRCRDQQLSEAILAQDKHRYNALHHAIRSGHRELALELILAEPALSRAVNKYNESPMFIAVMRNYEEVFERLLGIPDSGHGGACACSALLAAVRNGNSVIAKKIIETRPRLATEEDMDANTPMRMAVLWDQIDVLRVLLEHDCSLGYEVSTRGNPLLTSAAFRGNVGVARELLNHCPDAPSWDPNDDWTCLHEAISEGHENFVEFILRAPQLQKIVNMRNRNGDTALHIAVQKCNPKIVSALLLHQDIDVTVVNNIGNPATWQLSAVSDHAKTLNWNEVSMLMLKADPEGAACTYNLKNVVKATVAKASRKDVRSLTQTYTSNTSLVAILIATITFAAAFTLPGGYSSDAGSEGVPIMSRKLAFQAFLISDTLAMCSSLAVAFICILARWEDLEFLLYYRSFTKKLMWFAYVATTTAFATGLYTVLAPRLLWLAIAICILPILLPTLTKLLGEWPVLKLKFRLGRTFNSDLLDMV; translated from the exons ATGGAAGGCGGTGCAGCTACCACTAGATCATCAGGAGGAGCGCAAGCACCGATGGACAGGCGTCTCATGGCGGCAGCCAAATCTGGTGATGCCACATCAATGATTGATCTTGCTCATGATGACCCAGGCGTGCTGCTTGGAACAACACCACAGGGGAACACCTGCCTCCATATCTCCTCCATGCACGGCCACCAAGGGTTCTGCAACGAGGCCCTGCGGCTGAACCAGTCTCTCCTCACCGCGGTCAATGCGGATGGGGAGACACCACTGCTCACCGCCGTGACAAGGGGTCATGCTTCTTTGGCATCTTTTTTACTCGGACGCTGCCGTGATCAGCAGCTGAGCGAGGCGATCTTGGCGCAAGACAAGCATCGGTATAATGCTCTCCACCATGCCATTCGCAGCGGCCACAGGGAGCTCGCACTGGAGTTGATATTAGCGGAGCCTGCCTTGTCACGAGCCGTGAACAAATACAATGAGTCACCCATGTTCATAGCGGTCATGagaaattatgaagaagtcTTCGAGAGACTGTTGGGGATTCCTGATTCTGGACACGGGGGAGCCTGTGCCTGCAGTGCTCTGCTTGCTGCCGTGAGAAATGGCAATTCAG TTATCGCTAAAAAGATTATTGAGACACGTCCTCGGCTGGCCACAGAAGAAGATATGGATGCGAATACGCCAATGCGGATGGCTGTACTTTGGGACCAGATTGACGTTCTAAGAGTATTGTTGGAACATGACTGCTCTTTAGGGTATGAAGTAAGCACAAGAGGTAATCCTCTTCTTACTTCAGCCGCATTTCGAGGCAATGTAGGTGTCGCTCGGGAGCTTCTTAACCATTGTCCGGATGCTCCCAGTTGGGATCCAAATGATGACTGGACATGTCTTCACGAGGCTATATCGGAAGGTCATGAAAACTTCGTAGAATTTATCCTGCGGGCCCCACAGCTTCAGAAAATCGTTAACATGCGGAACAGAAATGGAGATACTGCTCTGCATATCGCAGTCCAAAAGTGCAATCCGAAGATTGTCTCTGCTTTACTGCTTCACCAAGACATAGACGTTACAGTTGTTAACAACATTGGTAACCCAGCAACCTGGCAATTGTCTGCTGTCTCCGATCATGCCAAGACTTTGAACTGG AATGAAGTGTCCATGCTTATGTTGAAAGCTGATCCAGAAGGCGCAGCATGTACTTATAATCTCAAAAACGTCGTCAAGGCTACAGTAGCTAAAGCATCAAGGAAGGATGTCAGGTCACTGACTCAAACATACACAAGCAACACTTCCCTAGTGGCGATCCTCATCGCGACGATTACCTTCGCCGCCGCTTTCACCTTGCCCGGAGGATATAGCAGTGACGCTGGAAGTGAGGGGGTTCCCATCATGTCAAGGAAGCTCGCGTTTCAAGCATTCTTGATCTCCGACACCTTAGCAATGTGCTCCTCACTTGCCGTTGCCTTCATATGCATCCTAGCCAGGTGGGAGGaccttgagttcttgctttacTATAGATCTTTTACAAAGAAGCTTATGTGGTTTGCATACGTAGCAACAACCACGGCATTTGCAACTGGTTTATACACAGTTCTGGCCCCTCGTCTCCTATGGTTGGCTATTGCAATTTGCATTCTGCCAATCTTATTGCCCACTCTTACCAAGCTGCTTGGTGAATGGCCAGTCTTGAAGCTCAAGTTTCGGTTGGGTCGAACTTTCAACTCTGACCTCCTTGATATGGTCTGA
- the LOC133900242 gene encoding uncharacterized protein LOC133900242, whose amino-acid sequence MKHLALHDPGVLHGKTPQGNNCFHISYIHGHERFCKEIQALKLSQLLLAIVNVDGETPLLTTVTSGHPSLASVLLRCCRELQLIEAILKQDKNGCNALHHAIHSGHRVLALVC is encoded by the coding sequence ATGAAGCACCTGGCTCTGCATGACCCGGGCGTGCTGCATGGAAAAACTCCGCAGGGGAACAACTGCTTCCACATCTCCTACATCCATGGCCACGAGCGGTTCTGCAAAGAAATCCAGGCGCTGAAGCTGAGCCAGCTTCTCCTTGCCATTGTCAACGTAGATGGTGAGACGCCGCTGCTCACCACCGTGACAAGCGGTCATCCCTCTCTGGCTTCTGTTCTCCTCAGATGTTGCCGTGAGCTGCAGCTGATAGAGGCAATCTTGAAGCAAGACAAGAACGGATGCAACGCACTGCACCACGCCATCCACAGCGGCCACAGGGTGCTCGCGCTGGTGTGCTGA
- the LOC133900050 gene encoding ankyrin repeat-containing protein At2g01680-like: MEAGAATTRSSGGAQAPMDRRLVAAAKSGDATSMIDLAHDDPGVLLGTTPQGNTCLHISSMHGHQGFCNEALRLNQSLLTAVNADGETPLLTAVTMGHASLASFLLGRCLDQQLSGAILAQDKHRYNVLHHAIRSGHRELALELIAAEPALSRAVNIYNESPMFIAVMRNYEEVFERLLGIPDSAHGGACAENALHAAVRNGNSVIAKKIIETRPRLATEEEIEASTPMRMAVLWDQIDVLRVLLEHDCSLGYEVSTRGNPLLTSAAFRGNVGVARELLNHCPDAPSWDPNDDWTCLHEAVSEGHENFVEFILRAPQLQKIVNMRNRNGDTALHIAVQKCNPKIVSALLLHQDIDVTVVNNFGNPATWQLSAVSDHAKTLNWNEVSMLMLKADPGNIYNLKNVVKATVTKASRMDVRSLTQTYTSNTSLVAILMATITFAAAFTLPGGYSSDAGSEGVPIMSRKLAFQAFLISDTLAMCSSLAVAFICIIARWEDLEFLLYYRSFTKKLMWFAYVATTTAFATGLYTVLAPRLLWLAIAICILPILLPTLTKLLGEWPVLKLKFRLGRTFNSDLLDMV, translated from the exons ATGGAAGCCGGTGCAGCTACCACTAGATCATCAGGAGGAGCACAAGCACCGATGGACAGGCGTCTCGTGGCGGCAGCCAAATCTGGTGATGCCACATCAATGATTGATCTTGCTCATGATGACCCAGGCGTGCTGCTTGGAACAACACCACAGGGGAACACCTGCCTCCATATCTCCTCCATGCACGGCCACCAAGGGTTCTGCAACGAGGCCCTGCGGCTGAACCAGTCTCTCCTCACCGCGGTCAATGCGGATGGGGAGACACCACTGCTCACCGCCGTGACAATGGGCCATGCTTCTTTGGCATCGTTTTTACTCGGACGCTGCCTTGATCAGCAGCTGAGCGGGGCGATCTTGGCGCAAGACAAGCATCGGTATAATGTTCTCCACCATGCCATTCGCAGCGGCCACAGGGAGCTCGCACTGGAGTTGATAGCAGCGGAGCCTGCCTTGTCACGAGCCGTGAACATATACAATGAGTCACCCATGTTCATAGCGGTCATGagaaattatgaagaagtcTTCGAGAGACTGTTGGGGATTCCTGATTCCGCTCATGGGGGAGCCTGCGCCGAAAATGCTCTGCATGCTGCCGTGAGAAATGGCAATTCAG TTATCGCAAAAAAGATTATTGAGACACGTCCTCGGCTGGCCacagaagaagagattgaggcGAGTACGCCAATGCGGATGGCTGTACTTTGGGACCAGATTGACGTTCTAAGAGTATTGTTGGAACATGACTGCTCTTTAGGGTATGAAGTAAGCACAAGAGGTAATCCTCTTCTTACTTCAGCCGCATTTCGAGGCAATGTAGGTGTCGCTCGGGAGCTTCTTAACCATTGTCCGGATGCTCCCAGTTGGGATCCAAATGATGACTGGACATGTCTTCACGAGGCTGTATCGGAAGGTCATGAAAACTTCGTAGAATTTATCCTGCGGGCCCCACAGCTTCAGAAAATCGTTAACATGCGGAACAGAAATGGAGATACTGCTCTGCATATCGCAGTCCAAAAGTGCAATCCGAAGATTGTCTCTGCTTTACTGCTTCACCAAGACATAGACGTTACAGTTGTTAACAACTTTGGTAACCCAGCAACCTGGCAATTGTCTGCTGTCTCCGATCATGCCAAGACTTTGAACTGG AATGAAGTGTCCATGCTTATGTTGAAAGCTGATCCAGGAAATATTTATAATCTCAAAAACGTCGTCAAGGCTACAGTAACTAAAGCATCAAGGATGGATGTCAGGTCACTGACTCAAACATACACAAGCAACACTTCCCTAGTGGCGATCCTCATGGCGACGATTACCTTCGCCGCCGCTTTCACCTTGCCCGGAGGATATAGCAGTGACGCTGGAAGTGAGGGGGTTCCCATCATGTCAAGGAAGCTTGCGTTTCAAGCATTCTTGATCTCCGACACCTTAGCAATGTGCTCCTCACTTGCCGTTGCCTTCATATGCATCATAGCCAGGTGGGAGGaccttgagttcttgctttacTATAGATCTTTTACAAAGAAGCTTATGTGGTTTGCATACGTAGCAACAACCACGGCATTTGCAACTGGTTTATACACAGTTCTGGCCCCTCGTCTCCTATGGTTGGCTATTGCAATTTGCATTCTGCCAATCTTATTGCCCACTCTTACCAAGCTGCTTGGTGAATGGCCAGTCTTGAAGCTCAAGTTTCGGTTGGGTCGAACTTTCAACTCTGACCTCCTTGATATGGTCTGA
- the LOC133900243 gene encoding uncharacterized protein LOC133900243 — translation MKHLALHDPGVLHGKTPQGNNCFHISYIHGHERFCKEIQALKLSQLLLAVVNVDGETPLLTTVTSSHPSLASVLLRCCRELQLIEAILKQDKNGCNALHHAIHSGHRVLALVC, via the coding sequence ATGAAGCACCTGGCTCTGCATGACCCGGGCGTGCTGCATGGAAAAACTCCGCAGGGGAACAACTGCTTCCACATCTCCTACATCCATGGCCACGAGCGGTTCTGCAAAGAAATCCAGGCGCTGAAGCTGAGCCAGCTTCTCCTTGCCGTTGTCAACGTAGATGGTGAGACGCCGCTGCTCACCACCGTGACAAGCAGTCATCCCTCTCTGGCTTCTGTTCTCCTCAGATGTTGCCGTGAGCTGCAGCTGATAGAGGCAATCTTGAAGCAAGACAAGAACGGATGCAACGCACTGCACCACGCCATCCACAGCGGCCACAGGGTGCTCGCGCTGGTGTGCTGA